In Sphingomonas sp. SUN019, the genomic window TCGGATTGGAAGGCTGGACCGCCAGTCGGCCACCTCATCCGGCGGATCGATTGGTGCGGGGGGAACCGGGGCCGGTGCTACCCGGGAAGACTGACCCCCTGATTGATCGGGGGTCAGTTTCGCTTCGTGCTGCTCCAGCAGCATCGCGGCTTCGCGCCGGTCGCGCGCGCCGATTATGCGGACCGCTTCGGCGATATAGCCGTCGATCGTCGATGGCGCGATCGACAGTTCGAGCGCGATCTCCTTCGTCCGCATCCGTGCGCGCACCAGCCTCAGGCAATCGCGATGCCTGGGACTCAGCGCGTCGAATCGGGTGTCGTCCATGCTCCCGACAGTGAACGACACCGCGCAATGGCTCAATTGCTGGTTAACGTTTAGAGCGGCTTGTCCTTCAAAAACCTCCGCGATTGGCGAATGGGCACATCGCTGCGCAGGGACGGGATTTCCCACATTGCAAGGCGCACGCGCATCCGCTATGCGCGCCACCTTCCACATCCGTTGGAAAACCCCCGCGGGAGATCGTTCGCGATCGTCTGAACCGCTAAACTTGAACCGGGCGGGGCGCTGTTGCGCTCAGAGCCCAACTAGAGAGTGAGTGACAGTGGCCAAAAAGATTACCGGCTATATCAAGCTGCAGGTGCCCGCCGGCGCCGCCAATCCTTCACCCCCGATCGGCCCCGCGCTGGGTCAGCGCGGCGTGAACATCATGGAATTCTGCAAGGCGTTCAACGCGTCGACCGGTGATCAGGAAAAGGGCACGCCGCTGCCGACCGTCATCACTGTCTATGCCGATCGTTCGTTCAGCTTCGAGACGAAGACGCCGCCCGCGACGTATCTGATCAAGAAGGCCGCGAACCTGAAGTCGGGTTCCAAGGAACCGGGCAAGGTGAGCGCTGGAAAGATCAAGCGTTCGCAGCTCAGCGAAATCGCGACCGCGAAGATGAAGGATCTGAACGCCAACGACATCGAGGCTGCGACCAAGATCATCGAAGGCTCCGCCCGCGCGATGGGCCTCGAAGTGGTGGAGGGCTGAGATCATGGCTAATTTGAGCAAGAAGCAGAAGGCGATCACGGTCGACCGCGAAAAGCTGCACGGCATCGACGAGGCGATCGCGCTGGCGAAGTCGGGCGCGACGAGCAAGTTCGACGAGACGATCGAAGTCGCGCTGAACCTGGGCGTCGATCCGCGTCACGCCGACCAGATGGTCCGCGGCGTGGTGACGCTCCCGGCCGGTACGGGTAAGACCGTCCGCGTCGGCGTGTTCGCGAAGGGTGCGAAGGCCGACGAGGCGCGTGAGGCCGGGGCTGACGTGGTCGGCGCCGAAGACCTGATGGAGATCATCCAGGGCGGCAAGATCGAGTTCGACCGCTGCATCGCGACCCCGGACATGATGGGCGTCGTCGGGCGGCTGGGCAAGGTGCTGGGTCCGAAGGGCCTGATGCCGAACCCTAAGCTGGGCACGGTCACGATGAACGTCGCGCAGGCGGTCAAGGACGCCAAGGGCGGCCAGGTCGAATATCGCGTCGAAAAGGCCGGGATCATCCATTCGGGCATCGGCAAGGCGAGCTTCCCCGCGGAAGAACTGCGCCGCAACTTCGATGCGCTGGTCGACGCGGTCGTGAAGGCCAAGCCGTCGGGTGCAAAGGGCAAGTACGTCAAGAAGGTCGCGATCTCCAGCACGATGGGTGCCGGGATCAAGGTCGATACCGCCGAGGTGGTGGGCGCGTAAGCCCGAGCGAGGCGCGTAGCGGCACGCTACGCGCCGGTGCTTCGCCGGAGCGAAGCACGCGACAGGCCGGCCGGCGCGGCCAGCCGCGACCGACGGGGACTGGATTTACTCCCGTCCCGTGGCCGACGAGACTGATCGAGGGCCGGGAGCGATCCCGGCCCTTTTCTTGTGATTGGAGTCGCTGGTGAAACGCGATAG contains:
- a CDS encoding helix-turn-helix transcriptional regulator, which translates into the protein MDDTRFDALSPRHRDCLRLVRARMRTKEIALELSIAPSTIDGYIAEAVRIIGARDRREAAMLLEQHEAKLTPDQSGGQSSRVAPAPVPPAPIDPPDEVADWRSSLPIRRKGARYNDLSMAKRMAWIVGLALLMLIAFGQLTSGLKVASDLIGARGDQ
- the rplK gene encoding 50S ribosomal protein L11; amino-acid sequence: MAKKITGYIKLQVPAGAANPSPPIGPALGQRGVNIMEFCKAFNASTGDQEKGTPLPTVITVYADRSFSFETKTPPATYLIKKAANLKSGSKEPGKVSAGKIKRSQLSEIATAKMKDLNANDIEAATKIIEGSARAMGLEVVEG
- the rplA gene encoding 50S ribosomal protein L1; translation: MANLSKKQKAITVDREKLHGIDEAIALAKSGATSKFDETIEVALNLGVDPRHADQMVRGVVTLPAGTGKTVRVGVFAKGAKADEAREAGADVVGAEDLMEIIQGGKIEFDRCIATPDMMGVVGRLGKVLGPKGLMPNPKLGTVTMNVAQAVKDAKGGQVEYRVEKAGIIHSGIGKASFPAEELRRNFDALVDAVVKAKPSGAKGKYVKKVAISSTMGAGIKVDTAEVVGA